CCTAACGTGGGGAGCCACGCAAGATTTAACTATGATGTAGGAATTATTCATACCGATTAGTATGATTACAATTAGGAAGAGAGTGGGACCCCGGGGACAGATAGTCATACCGAAGCTGCTCAGGGATGCCCTCGGTATAGGCCCCGGCGATGACGTGCTGATCGAGGTGAGGGGAGGAGAGATTGTAATAAGACCAGGGAAGGATCCTGAGAAATTTTTGGAGGAATTCTGCGGGATAGTCCGAAACAAGCTGAAGGAGAGGGTGGACTTGGAGCGCATGATCGAGGAGGAGGTGGAGGAGAGGTTTGCTCTACGTTGATTCAAACGTCTTCATTTACCCCCTCATATACGATACTGAGGTTGAGGAGGCGAGGAGGTCGAGGCAATTCCTGAAGAGGATAGCCTCGGGGGAGGTGATGGCCTACACTTCCACATTGAGCTGG
The window above is part of the Thermoproteota archaeon genome. Proteins encoded here:
- a CDS encoding AbrB/MazE/SpoVT family DNA-binding domain-containing protein; the encoded protein is MGPRGQIVIPKLLRDALGIGPGDDVLIEVRGGEIVIRPGKDPEKFLEEFCGIVRNKLKERVDLERMIEEEVEERFALR